From Acidipropionibacterium acidipropionici, one genomic window encodes:
- a CDS encoding amino acid permease, which yields MSILRTKSVEQSLRDTEDPEHQLKKSLSWVELTMFGIGVVIGAGIFTMTGRVAHSMTGPSIIISFIVAAIACGLAAMCYAEFASTVPVAGSAYTFSYASMGEIFAWIIGWDLFLELFLASSVVAQGWSAYLAVFLSQLGIDLPPQIVSGGRFDLLAFGLIMVLGMLLIGGIKESVRVNTVLVAIKLFIVMFVIFAGIGYVKASNFTPFVPDKQPVESTGGLTQPLLQWFTGSGQTAFGVSGIVAGAALVFFAYIGFDVVATTAEEAKNPKRDVPLGILGSLVVCTILYIAISLVLIGMVPYDQLDPSASLAKAFTTVGKPWMAIIISAGAVAGLTTVVLTMMIGATRVIFAMSRDGLLPEGLSHVHPKTRTPYRITLIIMLADGLLAALVPPGILDEMVNIGTLLAFVMVSVGIIVLRRKRPDLPRAFRVPWVPVVPIVSAIICLYLMLNLSIETWMRFLIWMVIGIVVYFTYSKNHSRLAHGSELTADINAEITNVMGHQYDARRGSRRAGSPAAQASSAGSAEPADAAPELSDPPKES from the coding sequence GTGAGCATCCTCAGAACCAAGTCCGTCGAGCAGTCGCTGCGCGACACGGAGGATCCTGAGCATCAGCTCAAGAAGAGCCTGTCGTGGGTCGAACTCACGATGTTCGGCATCGGCGTCGTCATCGGCGCCGGTATCTTCACCATGACCGGTCGCGTCGCCCATTCCATGACCGGGCCGTCGATCATCATCAGCTTCATCGTCGCGGCCATCGCCTGTGGGCTGGCGGCCATGTGTTATGCAGAGTTCGCCTCGACCGTCCCGGTCGCCGGGTCGGCCTACACCTTCTCCTACGCCTCGATGGGCGAGATCTTCGCCTGGATCATCGGCTGGGACCTCTTCCTGGAACTCTTCCTGGCCTCCTCGGTGGTCGCCCAGGGATGGAGCGCCTATCTCGCGGTCTTCCTCTCCCAGCTGGGCATCGACCTGCCGCCGCAGATCGTCTCGGGCGGCCGCTTCGACCTGCTGGCCTTCGGGCTCATCATGGTCCTCGGCATGCTGCTCATCGGAGGCATCAAGGAGTCGGTGCGGGTCAACACCGTGCTGGTGGCCATCAAGCTGTTCATCGTGATGTTCGTGATCTTCGCGGGAATCGGTTACGTGAAGGCCTCGAACTTCACCCCCTTCGTCCCCGACAAGCAACCCGTGGAGAGCACCGGAGGTCTCACACAGCCGCTGCTCCAGTGGTTCACCGGATCCGGGCAGACCGCCTTCGGCGTCTCCGGCATCGTCGCCGGTGCGGCACTGGTGTTCTTCGCCTACATCGGCTTCGACGTCGTCGCCACCACGGCCGAGGAGGCCAAGAACCCGAAGCGCGACGTGCCCCTGGGCATTCTCGGCTCCCTGGTCGTGTGCACCATCCTCTACATCGCGATCTCGCTCGTGCTCATCGGCATGGTCCCCTACGACCAGCTCGATCCGAGCGCCTCCCTGGCGAAGGCCTTCACCACGGTGGGCAAGCCCTGGATGGCGATCATCATCTCGGCGGGCGCCGTCGCGGGCCTCACCACCGTGGTGCTGACGATGATGATCGGCGCGACCCGCGTCATCTTCGCGATGTCGCGCGACGGGCTGCTGCCCGAGGGCCTCTCCCACGTGCACCCGAAGACCCGCACCCCCTACCGGATCACCCTCATCATCATGCTGGCCGACGGCCTGCTGGCCGCCCTGGTGCCGCCGGGGATCCTCGACGAGATGGTCAACATCGGTACCCTGCTGGCCTTCGTGATGGTCTCGGTCGGCATCATCGTGCTGCGCCGCAAGCGCCCCGACCTGCCCCGGGCCTTCAGGGTGCCGTGGGTGCCCGTCGTCCCGATCGTCTCGGCGATCATCTGCCTCTATCTCATGCTGAACCTGTCCATCGAGACCTGGATGCGGTTCCTCATCTGGATGGTGATCGGCATCGTCGTCTACTTCACGTATTCGAAGAATCACTCGCGGCTGGCTCACGGCAGCGAGCTGACCGCCGATATCAATGCCGAGATCACCAATGTGATGGGCCACCAGTACGACGCCCGCCGCGGTTCGCGCCGCGCAGGCTCCCCCGCCGCGCAGGCCTCCTCCGCAGGCAGCGCAGAGCCCGCAGACGCCGCCCCCGAGCTCTCCGATCCTCCGAAGGAGTCCTGA
- the arfB gene encoding alternative ribosome rescue aminoacyl-tRNA hydrolase ArfB, translated as MEGLQVTTGEPGGDFQIGDAHLHERFSHSSGPGGQGVNTSSSRVELSLDVAGCPDIPEHLRPRLLAGLDHRLVDGVLTVAASQYREQLANRRAARQRMAALLSGAARPVRTRRRTRPTRGSTRRRLEAKKRRSRTKADRRPPTDW; from the coding sequence ATGGAGGGCCTGCAGGTGACGACGGGGGAGCCCGGGGGCGATTTCCAGATCGGTGACGCCCACCTCCACGAGCGCTTCTCCCACAGCTCGGGTCCCGGCGGCCAGGGCGTCAACACCTCCTCCTCGAGGGTCGAACTCAGCCTGGACGTGGCCGGCTGCCCCGACATCCCCGAGCACCTGCGCCCCCGCCTGCTCGCCGGCCTGGATCATCGGCTGGTCGACGGCGTCCTCACCGTGGCGGCCTCCCAGTACCGTGAACAGCTCGCCAACCGGCGTGCCGCCCGGCAGCGCATGGCCGCCCTGCTGAGCGGTGCGGCCCGGCCGGTACGGACCCGCAGGCGCACCCGGCCCACCCGCGGGTCGACGCGCCGTCGTCTGGAGGCCAAGAAGAGGCGCTCCCGGACGAAGGCGGACCGGCGGCCCCCCACGGACTGGTGA
- a CDS encoding HlyD family efflux transporter periplasmic adaptor subunit — protein MTMLNRLKLLIGIILVLAIGCSLILLFNQRQARVNSRQATVQAPVATVGAAYSGVVTALNVTNGKRVHKGDLLMTTVSQDLQQAVALGAHPTSNIAFDVNLKASTITYKAAADGYVSGLEANVGSFVPAGAQIASVVGDAARSVVGTFELDPTQYQRAEIGAPVQVLLPDNTRLPGTVTDIEVTTSAGSRTSTRISVACPDLADPRYQAMARLGSPVSAIVTLRDDGILAGPTDAFITFLTKIGLR, from the coding sequence ATGACCATGCTCAACCGGCTCAAACTGCTCATCGGAATCATCCTCGTGCTGGCCATCGGCTGCTCCCTCATCCTGCTGTTCAACCAGCGCCAGGCCCGGGTCAACAGCCGCCAGGCCACGGTGCAGGCCCCGGTCGCCACCGTCGGGGCGGCCTACAGCGGGGTCGTCACGGCCCTGAACGTCACCAACGGCAAGCGCGTGCACAAGGGGGATCTGCTCATGACCACCGTCAGCCAGGACCTCCAGCAGGCGGTGGCGCTGGGTGCCCACCCGACCAGCAACATCGCCTTCGACGTGAATCTCAAGGCCTCCACCATCACCTACAAGGCCGCCGCCGACGGATACGTCTCCGGGCTGGAGGCCAATGTCGGCAGCTTCGTGCCGGCCGGCGCCCAGATCGCATCGGTGGTGGGAGACGCGGCGCGCAGCGTGGTCGGCACCTTCGAACTGGATCCCACCCAGTACCAGCGGGCCGAGATCGGCGCTCCCGTGCAGGTCCTGCTGCCCGACAACACCCGGCTGCCGGGCACTGTCACAGACATCGAGGTGACCACCAGTGCCGGGTCACGCACCAGCACCCGCATCTCGGTGGCCTGCCCGGACCTGGCTGATCCTCGCTACCAGGCGATGGCCCGGCTCGGCAGTCCCGTCTCAGCGATCGTGACCCTGCGCGACGACGGCATCCTGGCTGGGCCCACAGATGCATTCATCACCTTCCTCACCAAGATCGGACTGCGATGA
- a CDS encoding PAC2 family protein, giving the protein MNDKENRLFGWSSDVDPDEVDVSTLILAVGSFADIGHAQQHLRQSMLAELAHRELGEFRLDEILDHRDSRPPIIFDADHFEGYESPRMLLHEVTDELGQSFLLLDGPEPALRWDQMADEIREIIDELGVRLTVITQSIPMPAPHTRPVQVTRWASRPELIIGHTSPFGRIQMPASFPAVLSQRLGESRHDVVGLAAHVPHYLTDVDYPDAARALVDAIRQITGLALPSHALAMAAGVVRAQISNQVEDSEELQAMVSALEEQYDDQSGRREIGSQQVTLPSADDIGAEAEAFLRSMDDPGDDGGTPVQGPTTTPDQPVGDSGDDDPRAEKENPQGRRSEDDGDGPDGDEDDGGPTDLYRPRHGDDSWGLS; this is encoded by the coding sequence ATGAACGACAAGGAGAACCGACTGTTCGGCTGGAGCTCGGATGTCGATCCCGATGAGGTCGACGTCTCGACCCTGATCCTCGCCGTCGGCTCGTTCGCCGACATCGGGCATGCTCAGCAGCATCTGCGCCAGAGCATGCTGGCCGAGCTCGCCCATCGCGAGCTCGGCGAGTTCAGGCTCGACGAGATCCTGGACCACCGCGACTCGCGGCCCCCGATCATCTTCGACGCCGACCATTTCGAGGGCTACGAGTCCCCCCGCATGCTGCTGCACGAGGTGACCGATGAACTCGGCCAGAGCTTCCTGCTGCTCGACGGCCCCGAGCCGGCGCTGCGCTGGGACCAGATGGCCGACGAGATCCGCGAGATCATCGACGAGCTCGGCGTGCGCCTCACCGTCATCACCCAGTCGATCCCGATGCCGGCCCCTCACACCCGCCCGGTGCAGGTGACCCGGTGGGCGAGCAGGCCCGAACTCATCATCGGGCACACCTCGCCCTTCGGCCGCATCCAGATGCCGGCGTCCTTCCCGGCCGTGCTCAGTCAGCGGTTGGGAGAGTCCCGCCACGATGTGGTGGGGCTGGCCGCCCATGTGCCCCACTACCTCACCGACGTCGACTACCCCGACGCCGCCAGGGCCCTGGTCGACGCCATCCGGCAGATCACCGGCCTGGCCCTGCCCAGCCACGCGCTGGCGATGGCGGCCGGGGTGGTCCGCGCCCAGATCTCCAACCAGGTCGAGGACTCCGAGGAGCTCCAGGCGATGGTCTCGGCCCTCGAGGAGCAGTACGACGACCAGTCGGGGCGCCGTGAGATCGGGTCCCAGCAGGTGACTCTGCCCAGCGCCGACGACATCGGCGCCGAGGCCGAGGCCTTCCTGCGCTCGATGGACGATCCCGGGGATGACGGCGGCACCCCGGTCCAGGGGCCCACCACCACTCCCGACCAGCCGGTCGGCGACTCCGGAGACGACGATCCGCGGGCCGAGAAGGAGAATCCGCAGGGCCGGCGCTCCGAGGACGACGGCGACGGACCGGACGGCGACGAGGACGACGGCGGGCCGACCGACCTCTACCGTCCCCGCCACGGCGACGACTCCTGGGGGCTGTCCTGA
- a CDS encoding Hsp70 family protein has product MDLGIDLGTTHTVVAMVDRGNFPLVSFCDEDGDSHDHLPSVSAVAGGELVHGFQAAAAMAKGLPGIRSVKRFLSDPAVTFSTPVTLGAGTDRPRTIGIGELLGSYLGHLHAQIREITGADELRAVIGVPAHAHTGQRFVTIEAFRAAGFEVLGMLNEPSAAGLEYALRQSRTLNSRRTRIIIYDLGGGTFDASLVDMSGTVGEVIDSVGLNDLGGEDFDEVLATMARPRLTTTVPSADALREACRIAKEGVRAQSRNVLIDLPEETVRIPVAEYEEACQPLVDRSLEAMGPLSSLLQSDPARSDVAGIDMVGGATSLPLVPRRIRDLFGRRVHRAPNPTGSTAIGLAIAADSTSPYSIRDRLSRGFGVFRETNWGQQVAFDVLADQHLRLDSPTTITRRYQSRHNIGVYRFVEFSRTDPDGTPRGDLTPFAQIVVPFDEALQRSGRTLSPDDVHPVEDGHWAEETYTIDPSGMVGAQIRDLDTGWSASTTMGLDRPVVRQ; this is encoded by the coding sequence ATGGATCTCGGCATTGATCTCGGAACCACTCACACCGTCGTCGCGATGGTCGACCGCGGGAACTTCCCGCTGGTGTCCTTCTGCGACGAGGACGGGGACTCCCACGATCACCTCCCCAGTGTCTCCGCGGTCGCCGGCGGCGAGCTGGTCCACGGCTTCCAGGCCGCCGCGGCCATGGCGAAGGGGCTGCCCGGCATCCGCTCGGTGAAGCGGTTCCTGTCCGATCCGGCCGTGACCTTCTCCACCCCGGTGACCCTGGGCGCCGGGACCGACCGTCCCCGCACGATCGGGATCGGGGAGCTGCTCGGCTCCTACCTGGGTCACCTCCACGCCCAGATCCGCGAGATCACCGGGGCCGATGAGCTGCGCGCGGTCATCGGCGTTCCGGCGCACGCACACACCGGTCAGAGGTTCGTCACCATCGAGGCCTTCAGGGCTGCGGGGTTCGAGGTGCTGGGAATGCTCAACGAGCCCTCGGCCGCCGGCCTGGAGTACGCCCTGCGGCAGTCGCGGACCCTCAACTCGCGACGCACCCGCATCATCATCTACGACCTGGGCGGGGGCACCTTCGACGCCTCCCTGGTCGACATGTCGGGCACCGTCGGCGAGGTCATCGACTCCGTGGGGCTCAACGATCTGGGCGGGGAGGACTTCGACGAGGTGCTGGCCACGATGGCCCGGCCCCGTCTGACGACGACGGTTCCCTCCGCCGATGCGCTGCGCGAGGCCTGCCGGATCGCCAAGGAGGGGGTGCGCGCGCAGTCGCGCAATGTGCTCATCGATCTGCCCGAGGAGACCGTGCGGATCCCGGTGGCCGAGTACGAGGAGGCATGTCAGCCCCTGGTGGACCGCAGCCTCGAGGCGATGGGCCCGCTGAGCAGCCTGCTGCAGTCCGATCCCGCCCGCTCCGACGTCGCCGGGATCGACATGGTCGGCGGGGCCACCTCCCTGCCGTTGGTCCCCCGCCGGATCCGCGATCTCTTCGGCCGACGGGTGCACCGCGCCCCCAACCCCACCGGGTCGACGGCCATCGGGCTGGCCATCGCCGCCGACTCCACCTCCCCGTACAGCATCCGCGACCGGCTGTCGCGGGGGTTCGGGGTGTTCCGGGAGACCAACTGGGGCCAGCAGGTCGCCTTCGATGTGCTGGCCGACCAGCATCTGCGGCTGGACTCCCCCACCACCATCACCCGGCGCTACCAGAGCCGCCACAACATCGGCGTCTACCGCTTCGTGGAATTCTCCCGTACCGACCCCGACGGCACACCGCGCGGCGACCTCACCCCCTTCGCCCAGATCGTGGTGCCCTTCGACGAGGCCCTCCAGCGCTCCGGACGGACCCTCAGCCCCGACGACGTCCACCCGGTCGAGGACGGGCACTGGGCCGAGGAGACCTACACCATCGACCCGTCGGGAATGGTCGGCGCACAGATCAGAGACCTGGACACCGGCTGGTCGGCCTCCACCACGATGGGCCTGGACCGGCCCGTCGTCCGGCAGTAG
- a CDS encoding glycosyl hydrolase — protein MTRPMRDAMRATVPALALAVALSACSGSGQSRGSASASGDGVASLTETKVTPLVSSIGSRDGADLKPVRLADGLTPPTNRWFSGMAYGSTAQPVFPLPLSFSLLGSGFALGLPDIKTSDRTIMGGNRPAVQIGAGADSWKITRYDEMSVTLTGSAGGTEIGTVTIARGSPFVTFRASGRRTLTTNLPFTGSGSPWSLQAGEDRYDLTGSKGVSVSGGAVTVPDGGHVTLYPEPEGGDAAALARLAASPLRSTASSYRLSGSTATTRLAYSTDDGSPTAIAALPHQQAGLATGQHCDLGSYRSVLGTMKLCRGTALSWDTKTRPATAQLDLSGLADDQRAALRTQVDADVRALKPYPADTYFGGKALYRDAQLYTLAKQVGASSSATTLKSRIVEQLTKWADPSGCGSRTSLCFYYDRSNKGMVGLTHSFGSEQFNDHHFHYGYFLYAAGVMAADDPSLVKRWKPVMTLLAADIASPTDTGTFPQRRTFDPYSSHSWASGVSPFGDGNNQESASEAVNAWVGLGVWARAAGDPQLAAEGTWMQALESDSQLAYWTNFDTDDPVYKGFGHSITPLVWGGKRDYATWFSPEPAAALAILLIPMNPASGYLGTDPKRVATNLKEAMGTRGYRQTYGDLLLLYSALQGSSQRDAAVKQVASLTSIDDSLTRSYILAYLYALKF, from the coding sequence ATGACTCGCCCCATGCGCGATGCGATGCGCGCCACCGTCCCCGCCCTGGCCCTGGCGGTGGCCCTGTCGGCCTGCTCCGGATCCGGCCAGAGCCGGGGATCCGCCTCGGCCTCCGGGGACGGCGTCGCCTCCCTGACCGAGACGAAGGTCACGCCCCTGGTGAGCAGCATCGGGAGCCGCGACGGAGCCGATCTCAAACCCGTCCGTCTGGCCGACGGTCTCACCCCGCCGACGAACCGGTGGTTCTCCGGGATGGCCTACGGGTCGACGGCCCAGCCCGTCTTCCCGCTGCCGCTGTCGTTCAGCCTGCTCGGCTCCGGATTCGCCCTCGGGCTGCCCGACATCAAGACCTCGGACAGGACGATCATGGGCGGCAACCGGCCGGCGGTCCAGATCGGTGCCGGTGCCGACTCCTGGAAGATCACCCGCTACGACGAGATGTCGGTGACCCTCACCGGCAGCGCCGGGGGCACGGAGATCGGGACGGTGACGATCGCCCGGGGATCCCCGTTCGTCACCTTCAGGGCCTCCGGCCGGCGGACTCTCACCACGAACCTGCCCTTCACCGGATCCGGCTCGCCGTGGTCGCTTCAGGCCGGTGAGGACCGGTACGACCTGACCGGTTCGAAGGGGGTCTCGGTCTCGGGTGGGGCGGTGACCGTGCCCGACGGGGGTCACGTCACCCTCTATCCGGAGCCGGAGGGGGGAGACGCCGCAGCCCTGGCGAGGCTGGCCGCCAGCCCGTTGAGGAGCACGGCGTCGTCCTACAGGCTCTCGGGGAGCACGGCCACGACCCGCCTGGCCTACTCCACCGACGACGGGTCGCCGACCGCCATCGCCGCACTGCCTCACCAGCAGGCGGGCCTGGCCACCGGCCAGCACTGCGACCTGGGCAGCTACCGCAGCGTGCTGGGGACGATGAAGCTCTGCCGGGGTACCGCCCTGAGCTGGGACACGAAGACCCGACCGGCCACCGCTCAGCTGGATCTCTCGGGACTGGCCGACGACCAGCGCGCAGCCCTGCGCACGCAGGTCGACGCCGACGTCAGGGCGCTCAAGCCCTATCCCGCCGACACCTATTTCGGCGGGAAGGCGCTGTACCGGGACGCCCAGCTGTACACCCTGGCCAAGCAGGTCGGAGCGAGCTCCTCGGCGACCACGTTGAAGAGCCGCATCGTCGAGCAGCTCACGAAATGGGCCGATCCGAGCGGTTGCGGCTCCCGGACGAGCCTGTGCTTCTACTACGACCGCAGCAACAAGGGGATGGTCGGGCTGACGCACTCTTTCGGCTCGGAGCAGTTCAACGACCATCACTTCCACTACGGCTACTTCCTGTACGCCGCCGGCGTGATGGCCGCCGACGATCCGTCGCTGGTCAAGAGGTGGAAGCCCGTCATGACCCTGCTGGCCGCCGATATCGCCTCGCCCACCGACACCGGCACCTTCCCGCAGCGGCGCACCTTCGACCCCTACTCGTCGCACTCCTGGGCCTCGGGCGTCTCGCCCTTCGGGGACGGCAACAACCAGGAGTCGGCCAGCGAGGCCGTCAACGCCTGGGTCGGCCTGGGCGTGTGGGCGCGTGCGGCGGGGGACCCGCAACTGGCGGCGGAGGGCACCTGGATGCAGGCCCTGGAGTCCGACTCCCAGCTGGCCTACTGGACGAACTTCGACACCGATGACCCGGTGTACAAGGGGTTCGGGCACTCGATCACACCGTTGGTCTGGGGAGGCAAGCGGGACTACGCCACCTGGTTCTCTCCCGAGCCGGCGGCCGCTCTCGCGATCCTGCTCATCCCCATGAACCCCGCCTCCGGGTATCTGGGAACGGACCCGAAGAGGGTCGCGACCAATCTCAAGGAGGCGATGGGGACGCGCGGCTACCGCCAGACCTACGGCGACCTGCTGCTGCTCTACTCCGCGCTGCAGGGCAGTTCCCAGCGCGATGCCGCCGTCAAGCAGGTGGCCTCGCTCACCTCGATCGACGACTCGCTGACCCGCAGCTACATCCTCGCCTATCTGTACGCCCTGAAGTTCTGA
- a CDS encoding uracil-DNA glycosylase codes for MSALPHPRTGDLFESPVPPGTGWPGDPADASTPVATTGTQVADLALSAGDLGALDAVVSVCRACPRLVSWRERVAVEKRASFADQPYWGRPVPSFGDARARLLVIGLAPAAHGANRTGRMFTGDTSGDWLYAALNRAGLASTPGAVDARDGLELRGCRILSPVRCAPPANRPTVQERHTCSAFLDRELALLPDARAALCLGAMAWTSLLAAARRIGWTVPRPAPRFGHGARARLLRPDASPLEMVGCYHVSRRNTSTGRLTAGMLDRALAVADRCSRG; via the coding sequence GTGTCCGCTCTCCCCCATCCGCGCACCGGTGATCTCTTCGAGTCCCCCGTGCCCCCGGGCACGGGATGGCCGGGCGACCCCGCCGATGCCTCGACGCCGGTGGCCACCACGGGGACGCAGGTCGCCGACCTGGCGCTCTCGGCGGGCGACCTCGGCGCTCTGGACGCCGTCGTGTCGGTCTGCCGGGCCTGCCCGAGGCTGGTGTCCTGGCGGGAACGGGTCGCCGTTGAGAAGCGGGCCTCCTTCGCGGACCAGCCCTACTGGGGGCGTCCGGTGCCCTCCTTCGGTGACGCCCGTGCCCGGCTGCTCGTGATAGGTCTGGCCCCGGCTGCCCACGGCGCCAATCGCACGGGTCGGATGTTCACCGGCGACACGTCGGGGGACTGGCTCTACGCCGCACTGAACCGGGCCGGTCTGGCGAGCACGCCGGGCGCCGTCGACGCCCGGGACGGTCTGGAGCTGCGCGGCTGCCGGATCCTCTCCCCGGTGCGCTGCGCCCCGCCGGCCAACCGCCCCACGGTCCAGGAGAGGCACACCTGTTCGGCATTCCTGGACCGGGAACTGGCCCTGCTGCCCGATGCCCGCGCGGCCCTGTGCCTGGGGGCGATGGCCTGGACCTCCCTCCTGGCGGCCGCCCGCCGCATCGGGTGGACGGTGCCGCGCCCGGCGCCGCGGTTCGGCCACGGGGCGCGCGCCCGGCTGCTGCGCCCCGACGCGTCTCCCCTGGAGATGGTCGGCTGCTATCACGTGAGCCGGCGCAACACCTCCACCGGGCGCCTGACGGCCGGGATGCTGGACCGGGCCCTCGCCGTCGCCGACCGGTGTTCGCGGGGCTGA
- a CDS encoding glycosyltransferase family 2 protein, producing the protein MTTEFDLVAGEATADALASDRERNHHMYSPVMQLVAVVATLGILAYAGFLLSPSNRGDILPYSIVIIAEAVLIFHALMAMWIIISGMRSSRPYSYYLARQQMFDAELIETSCTEPEDPSQWPIMFGGRRASVDVLITVYGEPVAVIERTVQAALAVRGYHATYILDDGDSDEVRDLARRLGCHYIRRLTHNGAKAGNVNNALTVAKGEFFIILDADFVPRPNLIEETLPFMADDRVAFVQTPQTYGNMHNILSRGAGYMQTMFYRYIQTGRNQFNAAFCVGTNVMFRRSAVVEIGGMYTGSKSEDVWTSLMLHENGWRSVYTPITVAVGDAPETIEAYSKQQLRWATGGFEILFTHNPLSPRRRLSAGQRLMYFVTASFYLLGITPGLLMTVPLLEIFFDLHPMNLTVSWWQWLLYYGGFYIMQIVLASVVLGRFRWEVLVLSVCSFPIYAKALYNALLGIDQAWSVTGARQARRNSAFNFTIPQALTLVAVLLALATSVWRDLRLGFLNIATVWLALNSVFLVAFLWIGVQEAVRARGTAGQPQAEIDEPRRRGIALVPVLDRGRIAAARDSIGIIAGTGDPASIEWPDDPTVAQPLGRGRPSRITDTPRRRAIS; encoded by the coding sequence ATGACAACCGAGTTCGATCTGGTGGCGGGGGAGGCCACCGCCGACGCCCTGGCGTCGGACCGGGAGAGAAACCACCACATGTACTCCCCGGTGATGCAGCTGGTCGCCGTCGTGGCGACCCTCGGAATCCTGGCCTATGCGGGTTTCCTGCTGAGTCCCTCCAACCGGGGCGACATCCTGCCGTACAGCATCGTCATCATCGCCGAGGCGGTGCTGATCTTCCACGCCCTGATGGCGATGTGGATCATCATCTCGGGGATGCGCAGCTCACGGCCGTACTCGTACTACCTCGCCAGGCAGCAGATGTTCGACGCCGAGCTCATCGAGACCAGCTGCACCGAGCCGGAGGATCCCTCGCAGTGGCCGATCATGTTCGGCGGCCGCCGGGCGTCGGTCGACGTTCTCATCACCGTCTACGGGGAGCCGGTCGCGGTGATCGAGCGCACCGTGCAGGCCGCACTAGCGGTGCGCGGGTACCACGCCACCTACATCCTCGATGACGGCGACTCCGACGAGGTGCGCGACCTCGCCCGCCGGCTGGGCTGCCACTACATCCGGCGGTTGACCCACAACGGCGCGAAGGCCGGCAACGTCAACAATGCGCTGACCGTGGCCAAGGGGGAGTTCTTCATCATCCTGGACGCCGATTTCGTGCCCCGGCCCAACCTCATCGAGGAGACGCTGCCCTTCATGGCCGATGACCGGGTGGCCTTCGTGCAGACCCCGCAGACCTACGGCAACATGCACAACATCCTGTCGCGGGGCGCCGGGTACATGCAGACGATGTTCTACCGCTACATCCAGACGGGCCGCAACCAGTTCAACGCCGCCTTCTGCGTCGGGACGAATGTGATGTTCCGGCGCTCGGCCGTCGTGGAGATCGGCGGCATGTACACCGGATCCAAGTCCGAGGACGTGTGGACCTCCCTGATGCTCCACGAGAACGGCTGGCGGTCGGTCTACACCCCGATCACGGTGGCCGTCGGTGATGCCCCGGAGACCATCGAGGCCTACAGCAAGCAGCAGCTGCGCTGGGCCACCGGGGGATTTGAGATCCTGTTCACCCACAACCCGCTGAGCCCGCGCCGCCGCCTGTCGGCGGGGCAGCGGCTGATGTACTTCGTCACTGCCAGCTTCTATCTGCTGGGCATCACCCCCGGCCTGCTCATGACGGTGCCCCTGCTGGAGATCTTCTTCGACCTGCACCCGATGAACCTCACGGTCTCCTGGTGGCAGTGGCTGCTCTACTACGGCGGCTTCTACATCATGCAGATCGTGCTGGCCTCGGTGGTGCTCGGCAGGTTCCGGTGGGAGGTGCTGGTGCTGTCGGTGTGCTCATTCCCGATCTACGCCAAGGCCCTCTACAACGCCCTGCTCGGCATCGACCAGGCCTGGTCGGTCACCGGTGCGAGACAGGCGCGGCGGAACTCGGCCTTCAACTTCACGATTCCCCAGGCCCTCACCCTCGTCGCAGTGCTGCTCGCCCTGGCCACCTCGGTGTGGAGGGACCTGAGACTCGGATTCCTCAACATCGCGACGGTCTGGCTGGCTCTCAACAGCGTCTTCCTGGTCGCCTTCCTGTGGATCGGCGTCCAGGAGGCGGTGCGGGCGCGCGGGACGGCCGGGCAGCCCCAGGCCGAGATCGACGAGCCGAGGCGCCGCGGCATCGCCCTGGTCCCGGTGCTGGACAGGGGCCGTATCGCGGCCGCCCGAGACAGCATCGGCATCATCGCCGGCACCGGCGACCCGGCGTCCATCGAATGGCCCGACGACCCGACGGTGGCCCAGCCCCTCGGGCGGGGGCGACCGTCCCGGATCACCGACACGCCCAGGAGGAGAGCGATCTCATGA
- a CDS encoding YbdD/YjiX family protein, with amino-acid sequence MSVATMVREAHRRLRLARSLWRDFTGESAYDHYVDRHRAAHPDHEPMGERQFWRERARFQESNVSSGCC; translated from the coding sequence GTGAGCGTCGCAACCATGGTCAGAGAGGCGCACCGCAGGCTGCGGCTGGCCCGCAGCCTGTGGCGCGACTTCACCGGCGAGTCGGCCTACGATCACTACGTGGATCGCCACCGCGCCGCGCATCCGGACCACGAACCGATGGGGGAGAGGCAGTTCTGGCGCGAGCGGGCGCGCTTCCAGGAGTCCAATGTTTCCAGCGGGTGCTGCTGA